Proteins from one Polymorphobacter megasporae genomic window:
- a CDS encoding PEPxxWA-CTERM sorting domain-containing protein, with amino-acid sequence MKLNWLLCGAAALTVFAVPAAAAQLILSPGSVIGNTGSYGNLQIAANIFDQQTGPVSDTTPGVYHYWINSENGPQNAYITVDLGAKYSIASFDLFNTHNAFYGDRGTGNFSIVAGNSVASDGTNGFTLTGAITTVVSGTLTAAPVTDPIAAQSFTSLSSSTFRYLQFLPTSVASVNTPCCSANEYGLAELRVFASVPTVGGVPEPASWAMMLAGFGVVGGVMRRRAGTNSIAA; translated from the coding sequence ATGAAACTGAATTGGTTGTTGTGCGGCGCTGCGGCGCTAACCGTGTTTGCAGTGCCGGCGGCGGCAGCGCAGCTTATCCTTTCTCCAGGTTCGGTTATTGGCAATACCGGCAGCTACGGTAATTTACAGATTGCCGCTAATATCTTCGATCAGCAGACGGGACCAGTCTCCGACACCACACCCGGCGTGTACCATTACTGGATTAATTCTGAAAATGGGCCGCAGAACGCTTACATCACGGTCGACTTGGGGGCGAAGTATTCGATCGCCAGTTTCGACCTGTTTAACACGCATAACGCTTTCTATGGCGATCGCGGTACAGGTAATTTCTCGATCGTCGCGGGGAACTCCGTAGCGAGTGACGGCACCAATGGCTTTACGTTGACCGGAGCAATCACAACGGTCGTGTCCGGAACGCTGACGGCAGCGCCCGTCACTGACCCGATTGCCGCTCAATCGTTTACGTCGTTGAGCAGCAGCACATTTCGCTACCTCCAGTTCCTTCCGACGAGCGTCGCTTCGGTGAACACGCCGTGCTGTAGTGCCAACGAGTACGGCCTAGCGGAACTGCGGGTATTCGCTAGCGTGCCAACTGTCGGCGGGGTTCCCGAGCCTGCCAGTTGGGCGATGATGCTAGCCGGCTTTGGCGTCGTCGGCGGTGTGATGCGGCGGCGTGCAGGCACGAATAGCATCGCCGCCTGA
- a CDS encoding Crp/Fnr family transcriptional regulator, whose protein sequence is MPNAFIDKLCAHAALSRDDIDLLEAECANARDVPARHDLIREGDPSGPLFVILEGWACRYQLLPEGSRQITAFLMPGDCCDMHLAASHVMDHSIATLTEAKVASIPRARFGHLIATRPALTQALWWAQLVDEGVLRAWIVSMGRRTSVERVAHLMCELYIRARNIGLTVGDELELPLSQLVLSDALGLTPVHVNRVLRRLRVLGIMRLRGGVLVIDDIARLALLAGFDEQYLQRKLKRAA, encoded by the coding sequence ATGCCGAATGCGTTCATCGACAAGCTTTGCGCGCATGCCGCGCTATCGCGCGATGACATTGACTTGCTCGAAGCCGAATGCGCCAACGCCCGCGACGTGCCTGCGCGTCATGACCTAATCCGCGAAGGCGATCCATCCGGTCCATTATTCGTCATTTTGGAAGGATGGGCCTGCCGATATCAGCTCCTGCCCGAAGGGTCGCGCCAGATCACCGCGTTCCTGATGCCCGGCGACTGCTGCGATATGCATCTCGCGGCCAGCCACGTGATGGACCACAGTATCGCAACGCTGACTGAAGCCAAGGTGGCAAGCATACCGCGCGCACGCTTTGGCCACTTGATTGCTACCCGACCGGCGCTGACCCAGGCGCTGTGGTGGGCGCAGCTGGTCGATGAGGGCGTCCTTCGGGCCTGGATCGTCAGCATGGGCCGACGAACCAGCGTCGAGCGCGTAGCCCACCTAATGTGCGAGCTCTACATCCGCGCGCGAAATATCGGACTGACCGTCGGAGACGAGCTAGAGTTACCGCTCTCGCAGCTCGTATTGAGCGATGCGCTCGGTCTGACACCGGTTCACGTCAATCGGGTCCTGCGGCGCCTGCGAGTGCTTGGGATAATGCGACTCCGCGGCGGAGTTCTGGTTATCGACGATATCGCAAGGCTCGCGCTGCTCGCCGGGTTTGATGAACAATATCTGCAACGAAAATTGAAACGGGCGGCGTAA
- a CDS encoding phasin family protein: MAEQASAANQSKTLGTIANVLESAQAIAERTITSQSDIARLTLEHAKENTNDFFSTVQAMASHTSLAQASLSYWEYLTEFSRKQGRRAQTLADAFTRTGRAAWPPMNGASVAPKP, from the coding sequence ATGGCGGAGCAGGCATCGGCTGCCAACCAGAGTAAAACACTTGGCACAATAGCGAATGTTCTGGAGAGCGCGCAGGCAATCGCTGAGAGGACAATCACCTCTCAAAGCGACATTGCACGACTCACGTTGGAGCATGCCAAAGAGAACACTAACGACTTTTTCTCGACCGTGCAGGCCATGGCGTCGCATACGAGTTTGGCGCAGGCTAGTCTTTCGTATTGGGAATATCTGACTGAGTTTTCGCGTAAGCAAGGTCGTCGCGCCCAGACACTAGCAGATGCCTTTACCCGAACCGGGCGCGCCGCGTGGCCGCCCATGAACGGGGCGTCCGTAGCCCCGAAGCCTTGA
- a CDS encoding TonB-dependent receptor: MIDLRSAVSAAAVATGILAAPVSAQSAAAPTPQPVQGAVPATVGGVRAPSDTAGTVDEIVVTAQKRSNSLQNVPIVVTAINRQLLQDTGVKDIKDLAILTPGLLVTSTSNEGSTTARIRGVGTVGDNPGLESSVGIVIDGVYRSRNGVGFGDLGDVDRIEVLKGPQGTLFGKSATAGVINILTAPPEFTFGASADLTGGNYGAIGGAAQVTGPIVTDKLAASLYFADRQRDGYFNVNTGPGPRTATEDTNRNFYTIRGQLLFTPSDDFKLRIIADHSHRNETCCIAVITRASQNAGPGLGGANLANNLVAALGGNDGNPATPYARNAYANRPDGQRINDSGISAQFDWNVGPGTLTSISAYRDWKNTAGFDADFSTADIDYLPADDSNSSQFRTFSQEVRYAGTAGKLDYLVGAFFADEKLRQNTSVLVGSQFTPYLSLLFSSLVEGKPDATFLQTGLTFPFVRGVNFAAGSGSVDRYRQRDDTYALFSDDTLHITDQLSLNVGVRYTLDDKKLNAVSNNIGNGAGCGAANAAFGILNGVNPAAAAQLAAVNGTLCLPFLSPGYNNFINNQTREENVPSGTAKLAYRLNRELLLYASYARGYKAGGFNLDRVECTVGTAGCAPGSAAVVTPILNTGFAKETNDSYEIGEKATLFDRKVLLNATAFYQKYQGFQLNTFTGLVFVVTSVPQVISKGVDADFVWLASKAFSVQGGVTYADTRYDLNDGQLATLQAQTGYLGGEHSRVSLAPLWSASLSGTYSVEVGNNYVARLNVGAKYSSGYNTGSDLDPGKYQSGYVVANGRVAFGPKDGRFSAEIWAENLLNTNYQQVAFNSGFQNVPTNATGVLDAFLGAPRTFGGTLRVKY, translated from the coding sequence ATGATTGATTTGCGTTCGGCGGTATCCGCCGCGGCAGTCGCCACCGGCATCCTTGCAGCCCCCGTCTCCGCTCAGTCGGCTGCAGCTCCTACGCCGCAGCCCGTTCAGGGCGCTGTACCCGCGACCGTCGGTGGCGTCCGGGCCCCCTCCGACACTGCGGGTACGGTTGACGAGATCGTCGTGACCGCACAAAAGCGAAGCAACAGCCTGCAGAATGTGCCGATCGTCGTCACCGCGATCAATCGCCAGCTGCTCCAGGATACCGGCGTCAAGGACATCAAGGATCTCGCGATCCTGACGCCAGGCCTGCTCGTCACCTCGACGTCCAACGAAGGCTCGACGACCGCGCGCATCCGCGGCGTCGGCACCGTCGGCGATAACCCCGGCCTCGAATCGTCGGTCGGCATCGTCATCGACGGCGTCTATCGCTCGCGCAACGGCGTCGGCTTCGGCGACCTCGGCGATGTCGACCGGATCGAGGTCCTCAAGGGCCCGCAGGGAACATTGTTCGGCAAGTCGGCGACCGCCGGCGTCATCAACATCCTGACCGCTCCGCCCGAGTTTACCTTCGGTGCCAGCGCGGATCTGACCGGCGGCAACTATGGGGCTATCGGCGGCGCGGCGCAGGTCACTGGACCGATCGTGACTGACAAGCTCGCGGCCAGCCTGTATTTTGCCGACCGCCAGCGCGACGGCTATTTTAACGTCAACACCGGCCCCGGTCCGCGCACCGCGACCGAGGACACCAACCGCAACTTCTACACCATCCGCGGCCAGTTGCTGTTCACGCCGAGCGACGATTTCAAGCTGCGCATCATCGCCGACCATTCGCACCGCAACGAGACCTGCTGCATCGCCGTCATCACCCGCGCCAGCCAGAACGCCGGTCCGGGCTTGGGCGGGGCGAACCTTGCCAATAACCTCGTCGCTGCACTCGGTGGCAACGACGGCAATCCGGCAACGCCGTATGCCCGCAATGCCTACGCAAACCGTCCCGATGGGCAGCGGATCAACGACAGCGGCATCTCGGCCCAGTTCGACTGGAACGTAGGGCCGGGGACGCTGACGTCGATCAGCGCCTATCGCGACTGGAAAAACACCGCCGGTTTCGACGCCGATTTCTCGACCGCTGACATCGACTATCTGCCAGCCGACGACAGCAATTCGTCACAGTTCCGCACCTTCAGCCAGGAGGTCCGCTACGCCGGGACCGCGGGCAAGCTCGACTATCTCGTCGGAGCCTTCTTCGCCGATGAGAAGCTGCGCCAGAACACGAGCGTTCTCGTCGGCAGCCAGTTCACGCCGTACCTCAGCCTGTTGTTCTCGTCGCTGGTCGAGGGCAAGCCCGATGCGACCTTCCTCCAGACCGGCCTGACGTTTCCGTTCGTTCGCGGCGTCAACTTCGCCGCCGGCTCGGGCTCGGTCGACCGTTACCGTCAGCGCGACGACACTTATGCGCTGTTCAGCGACGACACGCTGCACATCACCGATCAGCTCAGCCTGAACGTCGGCGTGCGCTACACGCTCGACGACAAGAAGCTCAACGCGGTCAGCAACAACATCGGGAACGGTGCAGGCTGCGGCGCGGCGAACGCGGCGTTCGGCATTCTCAACGGGGTCAACCCGGCGGCGGCGGCGCAGCTCGCGGCGGTCAACGGCACGCTCTGCCTGCCGTTCCTCAGCCCCGGCTACAACAACTTCATCAATAACCAGACGCGCGAGGAGAACGTCCCGTCGGGGACGGCCAAGCTCGCCTATCGGCTTAATCGCGAGCTGCTGCTGTATGCGTCCTACGCGCGCGGCTATAAGGCGGGCGGCTTCAACCTCGATCGCGTCGAGTGCACCGTCGGTACCGCCGGTTGCGCCCCGGGCAGCGCAGCGGTGGTCACGCCGATCCTCAACACTGGCTTCGCCAAGGAAACCAACGACTCGTACGAGATCGGCGAAAAGGCGACGCTGTTCGACCGCAAGGTGCTGTTGAACGCCACCGCCTTTTACCAGAAGTATCAGGGCTTCCAGCTCAACACTTTCACTGGGTTGGTGTTTGTCGTGACCTCGGTGCCGCAGGTGATCAGCAAGGGCGTCGACGCGGACTTCGTCTGGCTGGCGTCGAAAGCGTTCAGCGTGCAGGGCGGCGTGACCTACGCCGACACGCGGTACGACCTGAACGACGGGCAGCTTGCTACGCTTCAGGCGCAGACCGGCTACCTAGGCGGCGAGCACTCACGCGTTTCGCTCGCGCCATTGTGGTCGGCGTCGCTGTCGGGAACTTACTCGGTCGAAGTCGGCAACAACTATGTCGCCCGCCTCAACGTCGGCGCGAAATATTCGTCGGGCTACAACACCGGGTCAGACCTCGACCCCGGCAAGTATCAGTCGGGCTATGTCGTCGCCAACGGCCGCGTTGCGTTTGGGCCCAAGGACGGCCGGTTCAGTGCCGAAATCTGGGCCGAGAACCTGCTTAATACGAACTACCAGCAGGTTGCATTCAATTCGGGTTTCCAAAACGTCCCGACGAACGCCACCGGCGTCCTTGACGCGTTCCTCGGCGCACCGCGGACCTTCGGCGGCACGTTGCGGGTCAAGTACTAA
- a CDS encoding helix-turn-helix domain-containing protein, with protein sequence MSDALGLTPVHVNRVLRRLRVLGIMRLRGGVLVIEDIARLALLAGFDEQYLQRKLKRAA encoded by the coding sequence TTGAGCGATGCGCTCGGTCTGACACCGGTTCACGTCAATCGGGTCCTGCGGCGCCTGCGAGTGCTAGGGATAATGCGACTCCGCGGCGGAGTTCTGGTTATCGAAGATATCGCAAGGCTCGCGCTGCTCGCCGGGTTTGATGAACAATATCTGCAACGAAAATTGAAACGGGCGGCGTAA
- a CDS encoding MFS transporter, whose translation MEGLTTGHDGAPGHWRLVIALMLIYTYAFVDRVVLALLVDPIKRDLHATDLQMSLLLGLAFALCYGIFSIPAGHYVDRVNRRRLVAIASVGWALMTIVCGTATSVTQLFIGRAGVGLMEAAITPAAFSLIRDAVPQRSRGLAFSTYALAPVLGSALSLAGGGLLLRMVVGGALADVPLIGSLAPWRTMLIVVGLAGLPFSLLVFAFREPAREHDVGPRRVGMAQGLAEACRYIASHRRLYVPLLIFCGTGAMMSFAYTAWFPTAMARRFALPPQQIAPTLGAISFGVGVCGLLVGGTVMNWLSRRPGAAMLYGTVAVIATATGVAGACLAPALTPAFMIVGLGIFFLGISNPAGATTLSHETPANMIGRVSAVYLLVQTLAGQTLGPLAVATTSEHLFTGPSSIASGLAVVEASCAVVAALCGLVLARHLRAQARSPR comes from the coding sequence ATGGAAGGTTTGACGACCGGACACGATGGTGCGCCGGGCCACTGGCGGCTCGTCATCGCGCTGATGCTGATCTACACCTATGCTTTTGTCGATCGCGTCGTGCTCGCGCTACTGGTCGATCCGATAAAGCGCGATCTCCACGCCACCGACCTGCAAATGAGCCTCTTGCTCGGGCTGGCCTTCGCGCTCTGCTACGGCATCTTCAGCATTCCGGCGGGGCATTATGTCGACCGGGTCAACCGACGGCGGCTGGTAGCGATCGCATCGGTCGGTTGGGCGCTGATGACGATCGTCTGCGGGACGGCGACGAGCGTGACGCAACTGTTCATCGGCCGCGCCGGCGTCGGCCTGATGGAGGCCGCAATCACCCCCGCCGCCTTCTCGCTGATCCGCGATGCGGTGCCGCAGCGGTCGCGCGGCCTGGCTTTCAGCACCTATGCCTTGGCGCCCGTGTTGGGCAGCGCGCTTTCGCTCGCCGGCGGCGGACTGCTGCTGCGAATGGTCGTCGGCGGCGCGCTCGCCGATGTCCCGCTGATCGGGTCGCTCGCGCCGTGGCGGACGATGCTGATAGTCGTCGGGCTGGCCGGTCTACCGTTTAGCCTGCTCGTCTTCGCATTCCGCGAGCCGGCGCGCGAGCACGACGTCGGGCCGCGCCGGGTCGGCATGGCGCAGGGGCTCGCCGAGGCGTGCCGCTACATCGCCTCGCATCGCCGGCTGTACGTCCCGCTTTTGATCTTCTGCGGCACCGGAGCGATGATGTCGTTCGCTTATACCGCGTGGTTCCCGACCGCGATGGCCCGGCGCTTCGCCCTGCCCCCGCAGCAGATTGCACCGACGCTCGGCGCGATCTCGTTCGGCGTGGGGGTTTGCGGCCTCCTAGTTGGCGGGACGGTGATGAACTGGCTCAGCCGCCGGCCGGGAGCCGCGATGCTTTACGGCACCGTCGCCGTCATCGCCACGGCCACGGGCGTCGCCGGCGCATGCCTCGCCCCGGCGCTTACCCCGGCGTTCATGATCGTCGGCCTCGGGATCTTCTTCCTCGGCATCTCGAACCCTGCCGGCGCGACGACGCTCAGCCATGAGACGCCGGCGAACATGATCGGGCGGGTCAGCGCGGTCTATCTCCTCGTGCAGACGCTCGCCGGGCAGACGCTCGGGCCGCTGGCGGTGGCGACGACGAGCGAGCACCTGTTCACCGGACCGTCGTCGATCGCCTCGGGCCTCGCCGTCGTCGAGGCGTCGTGCGCGGTCGTCGCTGCGCTGTGCGGTCTCGTTCTCGCCCGCCACCTTCGCGCGCAGGCCCGCTCCCCGCGCTGA
- a CDS encoding TonB-dependent receptor plug domain-containing protein produces MSFKGLLCLSAATSAIALSAAPLAAQQTAPTPTPADPPVKTAPVPADATGDIVVTASRAGRSGYDAPTPTTVLNAATIEQRGSTNVGDFLNEIPAFRPSQSVQTNPQQNSGAGQTYADLRGLGNIRTLTLVDGRRHVPSASTGQVDLNLIPTILVERIEVVTGGASAQWGSDAVAGVVNVILDKKLQGFKADLSLGLSDKGDDFERRGALAFGTSFAEDRGHIVVGGEYVQSDGIDSYLDRAWGRRSDEVVSYTGPRAADAPSRFYSSGVGSITFTKGGIILGANADTNPANGVDVLRGIQFGPGGTVLPYNYGTIVGVNSINSTASSPYGTTPLSIRDGLQLVSPLKRYTALGHVDYSLTDGVQAFAEFGYGRTGATFHSPPVRDSSATGLVIKRDNAFLPAAIATIMDANNIKSFGLGRQYDDFGPVRANNYIESARFVAGLKGTFGGSYKWDAYYQTGRSQFDQQVANLRIEPNFQSAADSILVGGVAVCRDPVARAAGCVALNPFGAGSPSAAAIAYATGTLFYRVVNNEDVAAANLSGEPFSTWAGPVSLAAGGEYRREASSGVTDKISQTNGFNYGNPKPFQGSFDVKEGYLETIVPLAKDLPFAKSLDFNGAVRFTNYSTSGSVTTYKVGATWEPVTGLRLRATHSRDIRAPNNSELFSVTSTRGTLVNSFNGSNDQYTIISAASPTLKPEKADTTTAGVVFTPTFLPGFQASIDYYDIKINGAISAYNAQLILDNCAAAGGTGFFCGFVDKTGTGTATVINSVTQQLVNLASVKTRGIDFEASYRFDVPGGRATARLFGTYTKNLIVDDGLGIPVRFNAAGIIQTRGSVIDYAGQVGGFTSGSNVSYTNTPHLIMNGMLTYDHRLFSATVEGRYVGGGKVNKALVDPSDPQYNPASPISVLNNDVNARFYVNLSASAKLFGDDTHKVVLYGIVNNLFDSEVPFPATQISGLYDRVGRFFRLGVRLSY; encoded by the coding sequence ATGAGCTTCAAGGGATTATTGTGCCTGTCCGCCGCGACGTCGGCCATCGCGCTGTCGGCGGCGCCGCTCGCTGCGCAACAGACTGCGCCTACGCCCACGCCGGCCGATCCGCCCGTCAAAACGGCGCCGGTCCCGGCCGACGCGACGGGCGACATCGTCGTCACCGCGTCGCGCGCCGGCCGGTCGGGCTATGACGCGCCGACCCCGACGACGGTGCTCAACGCCGCGACGATCGAGCAGCGCGGATCGACCAACGTCGGCGACTTCCTCAACGAAATCCCGGCGTTCCGGCCGAGCCAGAGCGTACAGACCAACCCGCAACAGAACAGTGGCGCGGGACAGACCTATGCCGACCTTCGCGGCCTCGGCAACATCCGCACGCTGACCCTCGTCGACGGCCGCCGTCATGTCCCCTCGGCGTCGACCGGGCAGGTCGATCTCAACCTCATTCCGACGATCCTCGTCGAGCGGATCGAGGTGGTGACCGGCGGCGCATCGGCGCAATGGGGCTCGGACGCGGTCGCCGGCGTCGTCAACGTCATCCTCGACAAGAAACTGCAGGGGTTCAAGGCCGACCTGTCGCTCGGCCTGTCGGACAAGGGCGACGATTTCGAACGCCGCGGCGCGCTGGCGTTCGGCACGTCGTTCGCCGAAGACCGCGGGCACATCGTCGTCGGCGGTGAATATGTCCAGTCGGACGGCATCGACAGCTATCTCGACCGCGCGTGGGGCCGTCGCTCCGATGAGGTCGTCTCGTACACCGGGCCACGCGCCGCCGACGCACCGTCGCGCTTCTATTCGAGCGGGGTCGGCTCGATCACCTTCACCAAGGGCGGCATCATCCTTGGCGCCAATGCCGACACCAATCCGGCGAACGGCGTCGACGTACTGCGCGGCATCCAGTTCGGCCCGGGCGGCACCGTCCTGCCATACAACTATGGGACGATCGTTGGGGTCAACTCGATCAACAGCACCGCGAGCAGCCCGTACGGCACGACCCCACTGTCGATCCGCGACGGATTGCAACTCGTGTCGCCGCTCAAGCGCTACACCGCGCTCGGGCACGTCGACTATTCGCTGACCGACGGCGTTCAGGCGTTCGCCGAGTTCGGCTATGGCCGGACCGGCGCGACCTTCCATTCGCCGCCGGTGCGCGACTCGTCGGCAACCGGGCTTGTGATCAAGCGCGACAACGCCTTCCTGCCCGCCGCAATCGCGACGATCATGGACGCGAACAACATCAAGTCGTTCGGCCTCGGGCGGCAATACGACGATTTCGGCCCGGTGCGCGCGAACAACTATATCGAATCGGCACGCTTCGTCGCCGGCCTCAAGGGGACGTTCGGCGGCAGCTACAAATGGGACGCGTACTACCAGACCGGGCGCAGCCAGTTCGACCAGCAGGTCGCCAACCTGCGGATCGAACCTAATTTCCAGTCGGCGGCGGATTCGATCCTCGTCGGCGGCGTCGCGGTCTGCCGCGATCCGGTTGCGCGCGCCGCTGGCTGCGTCGCGCTCAATCCGTTCGGCGCGGGGTCGCCGAGCGCGGCGGCGATCGCCTATGCTACCGGCACGCTGTTCTACCGCGTGGTCAACAACGAGGACGTCGCTGCGGCCAACCTGTCGGGCGAGCCCTTCTCGACCTGGGCGGGGCCGGTCTCGCTCGCCGCCGGCGGCGAATACCGCCGAGAAGCGTCGAGCGGCGTCACCGACAAGATCTCGCAGACCAACGGCTTCAACTACGGCAACCCGAAGCCCTTCCAGGGCAGCTTCGACGTCAAGGAAGGCTATCTCGAGACGATCGTCCCGCTGGCGAAGGACCTGCCGTTCGCGAAGTCGCTCGACTTCAACGGCGCGGTACGGTTCACCAATTACAGCACCAGCGGATCGGTCACGACCTACAAGGTCGGCGCGACGTGGGAGCCGGTCACCGGCCTGCGCCTCCGCGCGACCCATTCGCGCGACATCCGCGCGCCGAACAATTCGGAGCTGTTCTCGGTAACCAGCACGCGCGGCACGCTGGTCAATTCGTTCAACGGATCGAACGACCAGTATACGATCATCAGCGCGGCATCGCCGACGCTCAAGCCCGAAAAGGCCGACACGACGACCGCCGGCGTCGTCTTCACACCGACCTTCCTGCCCGGCTTTCAGGCGTCGATCGACTATTACGACATCAAGATCAACGGCGCGATCTCGGCGTATAACGCGCAGCTAATCCTCGACAATTGCGCCGCTGCTGGCGGGACCGGCTTCTTCTGCGGCTTCGTCGACAAGACCGGCACCGGCACCGCGACGGTAATCAATTCAGTGACGCAGCAGCTCGTCAACCTCGCGTCGGTCAAGACCCGCGGGATCGACTTCGAGGCGAGCTACCGCTTCGACGTCCCCGGCGGACGTGCGACCGCCCGGCTGTTCGGCACCTATACCAAGAACCTGATCGTCGACGACGGGCTCGGCATCCCGGTCCGGTTCAATGCCGCCGGCATCATCCAGACGCGCGGCAGCGTGATCGACTATGCCGGCCAGGTCGGCGGGTTCACCTCGGGCTCGAACGTCAGCTACACCAATACGCCGCACCTCATCATGAACGGGATGCTGACATATGATCACCGGCTGTTCTCGGCGACGGTCGAAGGGCGCTATGTCGGCGGCGGCAAGGTCAACAAGGCGCTCGTCGACCCGAGCGACCCGCAATACAACCCGGCGTCGCCGATCTCGGTGCTCAACAATGACGTCAACGCCCGCTTCTACGTCAACCTGTCGGCGTCGGCGAAGCTGTTCGGCGACGATACCCACAAGGTCGTGCTGTACGGGATCGTCAACAACCTGTTCGACAGCGAGGTCCCCTTCCCCGCCACCCAGATCTCGGGGCTTTACGACCGCGTCGGGCGCTTCTTCCGGCTCGGCGTCCGCCTCAGCTACTGA
- a CDS encoding SDR family NAD(P)-dependent oxidoreductase has translation MANLDGRVAIVTGAASGIGFAIARDLARQGARVAICDVADPTAAVATLRGEGADVVGVRADIADEEAVAAAHAAVVAAFGRIDILVNNAGLFTTITRAPFDQLDVAEWRRVIDVNVTGTYLFSRAVWPSMRAAGGGRIVNITSGSVWSAPAMMLHYVTSKGALTAMTRSMAREMGPDNITVNAVAPGFTISDGVLEHRHDMLATAAGRARSARALQRDQAPGDIVGAVAFLCGDGSAFVTGQTIVVDGGAVMR, from the coding sequence TTGGCGAACCTCGACGGCCGGGTCGCGATCGTCACCGGCGCGGCGTCGGGGATCGGCTTCGCGATCGCCCGCGACCTCGCGCGGCAAGGCGCGCGCGTCGCGATCTGCGATGTCGCGGACCCGACGGCGGCGGTCGCGACCCTCCGCGGCGAAGGGGCCGACGTCGTCGGGGTGCGGGCCGATATCGCCGACGAGGAGGCCGTCGCGGCGGCGCATGCAGCGGTCGTCGCGGCGTTCGGTCGGATCGATATCCTCGTCAACAACGCCGGGTTGTTCACGACGATCACCCGCGCACCGTTCGACCAGCTCGACGTCGCCGAGTGGCGGCGCGTCATCGACGTCAACGTCACGGGGACGTACCTGTTCAGTCGTGCGGTGTGGCCGTCGATGCGCGCGGCGGGCGGCGGCCGGATCGTCAACATCACCTCAGGGTCGGTCTGGTCGGCCCCGGCGATGATGCTCCACTACGTTACGAGCAAGGGCGCGCTCACCGCGATGACGCGGTCGATGGCGCGCGAGATGGGGCCCGACAATATCACCGTCAACGCCGTCGCACCGGGCTTCACGATCAGCGACGGGGTGCTCGAGCATCGCCACGACATGCTGGCGACGGCAGCAGGACGCGCACGTTCCGCCCGCGCGCTGCAGCGCGACCAAGCCCCCGGCGACATCGTCGGCGCGGTGGCGTTCCTGTGCGGCGACGGCAGCGCGTTCGTCACCGGGCAGACGATCGTCGTCGACGGCGGCGCGGTGATGCGCTGA